From Diospyros lotus cultivar Yz01 chromosome 4, ASM1463336v1, whole genome shotgun sequence, a single genomic window includes:
- the LOC127799997 gene encoding thermospermine synthase ACAULIS5-like, whose protein sequence is MGDISCSNGNAHSSMVGGYRKSCWYEEEIEDNLRWCFALNSILHTGATQYQDIQLLDTKPFGKALVIDGKLQSAEIDEFIYHESLVHPALVQHPGPKIIFIMGGGEGSTARELLRHRTVEKVVMCDIDEEVVDFCKSYLAVNKEAFSDPRLELVINDARAELERREDCYDVIVGDLADPIEGGPCYKLYTKSFYESIVKQRLNQDGIFVTQAGPAGIFSHTEVFSCIYNTLKQVFKYVVPYSAHIPSYADTWGWVMASDSPFMLSADELDLRMKQRIKGENRYLDGKTFTSASTLSKAVRKSLDSETHVYTEKSARFIYGHGTAFKHNQA, encoded by the exons ATGGGTGATATTTCTTGCTCCAACGGCAATGCCCATTCATCAATGGTGGGGGGTTATAGAAAGAGCTGCTGGTATGAGGAAGAGATCGAGGACAACCTGCGCTGGTGCTTTGCACTCAATAG TATTTTGCACACAGGAGCTACTCAGTACCAGGACATTCAACTTTTGGACACAAAGCCCTTTGGAAAG GCTCTAGTCATTGATGGAAAGCTTCAAAGTGCAGAGATAGATGAGTTCATCTACCATGAATCTCTTGTCCACCCAGCACTTGTTCAGCATCCAgg TCCAAAGATTATCTTTATCATGGGAGGGGGTGAAGGTTCCACAGCAAGAGAACTGCTGCGACACAGGACAGTAGAGAAGGTTGTGATGTGTGATATTGATGAG GAGGTTGTGGACTTCTGCAAGTCATACTTGGCGGTGAATAAGGAAGCCTTTTCTGATCCCAGACTTGAGCTTGTCATCAATGATGCCAG GGCTGAGCTtgaaaggagagaagattgttaTGATGTGATTGTTGGGGACCTGGCAGATCCCATAGAAGGAGGCCCATGTTACAAGCTCTACACCAAATCTTTCTATGAATCCATTGTTAAACAGAGGCTTAATCAAGATGGCATTTTTGTCACACAA GCAGGACCAGCTGGGATTTTCAGCCACACTGAAGTCTTTTCTTGCATTTACAACACTCTGAAGCAGGTTTTCAAAT ATGTTGTTCCTTATTCAGCTCACATTCCTTCTTATGCTGACACTTGGGGATGGGTCATG GCATCGGATTCGCCATTCATGCTTAGTGCTGATGAACTAGACCTAAGAATGAAGCAAAGGATCAAAGGGGAGAACAGATACCTTGATGGGAAAACGTTCACTTCAGCCTCTACTTTGAGCAAAGCAGTCAGGAAATC ACTGGACAGTGAGACTCATGTTTACACAGAGAAGAGCGCGAGGTTCATATATGGCCATGGCACTGCCTTCAAGCACAATCAAGCTTGA
- the LOC127798882 gene encoding phosphate metabolism protein 8, with protein sequence MDSCSKSLPDSTTSLFDCIIFDLDETLYPSNTGIGEATKRNIDDFLVQKCGFQETQASSIRVELFKTYGSTLAGLRALGYDIDADDYHSFVDGSLSYDSIKPDTQLRNLLNTIKQRKIIFTNSNKNHAMRALDRLGIRDCFEQIICFETLNPNLRKSTRPDEFPVVLKPSLDAMRIAIEVAGVNPCRTLFLDDSVRNVAAGKAMGLRTALVGESTKIKEADYALETVNNLAQSIPEIWVGGVTDNNGERISRTRSQLDSIIATEPVGAYNCPSPLRISY encoded by the exons ATGGATTCTTGCAGCAAATCTCTTCCCGACTCCACGACTTCTCTTTTCGATTGCATCATTTTcg ATTTGGACGAAACTTTGTATCCTTCCAATACGGGGATCGGCGAAGCCACCAAACGGAACATTGACG ATTTTCTGGTTCAGAAATGCGGATTTCAAGAGACGCAAGCTTCATCTATCCGCGTGGAGCTGTTTAAAACTTACGGAAGCACTCTCGCCGGCTTGCGT GCACTCGGCTATGATATCGATGCTGACGACTATCATAG TTTTGTTGACGGAAGCTTGTCGTACGATTCGATCAAACCAGACACACAGCTGCGAAATCTTTTGAACACCATCAAACAAAGGAAAATA ATTtttacaaattcaaataaaaaccaTGCGATGAGGGCGTTGGATCGACTTGGAATCAGAGACTGCTTCGAGCAAATCATATGTTTCGAGACTCTGAATCCAAACCTTCGAAAATCTACTCGTCCCGATGAGTTTCCCGTCGTTCTGAAACCCTCATTGGATGCCATGAGGATCGCTATCGAAGTCGCAGGTGTAAATCCATGTCGCACG TTATTTCTTGATGACAGCGTCCGGAACGTTGCAGCCGGCAAAGCCATGGGTCTCCGAACTGCTCTG GTTGGCGAATCAACAAAGATTAAGGAAGCCGATTATGCGTTGGAGACTGTAAATAACCTAGCTCAATCAATTCCAGAAATTTGGGTTGGTGGAGTAACAGATAATAATGGCGAAAGGATTAGCCGCACCAGAAGCCAACTGGACTCCATTATTGCTACAGAACCTGTTGGGGCGTACAACTGCCCGTCTCCGTTGCGCATATCATACTAG